The following proteins are co-located in the Methanomicrobiales archaeon genome:
- a CDS encoding thioredoxin family protein has translation MVTIEVLGTGCPKCRRTIRNVEEAVKELKIQADIRKVDDITEIMSRGVMLTPAVFIDGEEKVVGRVPCVEELKELLQG, from the coding sequence CAATTGAGGTGCTGGGCACCGGATGCCCGAAGTGCAGGCGGACGATCAGGAACGTGGAGGAAGCGGTGAAAGAGCTCAAGATCCAGGCTGATATCCGGAAAGTGGACGACATCACCGAGATCATGAGCCGCGGGGTGATGCTCACCCCCGCCGTCTTCATCGACGGCGAAGAGAAGGTGGTGGGCCGCGTGCCCTGCGTCGAGGAGCTCAAGGAGCTGCTGCAGGGGTAA
- a CDS encoding putative zinc-binding protein, with protein MTETPTCSCGADEPRRIVFPCAGQANTGQLSNIAAVRLTEEGFGSIACVALLATGAEGLVKNAKNADEVVVIDGCPAVCAKKIAEAQGIVPAQHVIVTECGIEKGPSRSYTEDDIETVVAAVWRGEGRRRSTKKREPSAGPSSGCGCGCDGPC; from the coding sequence ATGACAGAAACACCGACATGCTCGTGCGGAGCAGATGAACCGCGACGGATCGTCTTTCCCTGCGCCGGCCAGGCAAATACGGGGCAGCTCTCGAACATCGCCGCGGTCCGGCTGACCGAGGAAGGGTTCGGTAGCATCGCCTGCGTCGCGCTGCTGGCGACCGGGGCCGAAGGGCTCGTGAAGAACGCGAAGAATGCCGACGAGGTGGTCGTGATCGACGGGTGCCCGGCGGTCTGTGCGAAGAAGATCGCGGAAGCGCAGGGCATCGTCCCGGCCCAGCACGTCATTGTCACCGAGTGCGGGATCGAGAAAGGGCCGTCCCGCTCCTATACGGAGGACGATATCGAGACGGTCGTCGCGGCGGTGTGGCGCGGCGAGGGGAGGCGGAGAAGCACCAAAAAGAGAGAGCCGTCCGCTGGGCCTTCCAGCGGCTGCGGGTGCGGCTGCGACGGGCCCTGTTGA
- a CDS encoding NAD(P)-binding domain-containing protein, translated as MTSIGFIGGGRVARILLGGWQHAGRMPERVVVSDPSADSLRELQSRFPGIHAIPGANPDAAYQDIVLLAVHPPVAPAILAEIVPVLQPGTIVVSLMPKVSIARIASMLGGFQRIVRMIPNAASVVGRGYNPIAFSPALSGQERSRIVALLAPLGDCPEVPEEHLEAYAVLTAMGPTYLWFQFDALTKLGVAFGLPASAAAEGVLKMAEGAIATMAGSGLTPAGVMDLVPVKPLGEDEAVIRDCYERRLRGMYAMLKG; from the coding sequence ATGACGTCAATCGGGTTTATCGGGGGAGGACGGGTCGCCCGGATCCTCCTGGGTGGATGGCAGCACGCCGGCAGAATGCCGGAGCGTGTCGTGGTGAGCGATCCGAGTGCAGATTCCCTGCGGGAGTTGCAGAGCCGGTTCCCCGGGATTCACGCGATACCGGGTGCAAATCCAGATGCGGCATATCAGGATATCGTGCTGCTCGCCGTACATCCGCCCGTGGCACCAGCCATCCTCGCCGAGATCGTGCCGGTGCTGCAACCCGGCACGATCGTGGTCTCGCTGATGCCGAAGGTCTCGATCGCCCGGATCGCGTCGATGCTCGGCGGGTTCCAGCGGATCGTACGGATGATCCCGAACGCTGCATCGGTCGTCGGCAGGGGATACAATCCAATCGCCTTCTCCCCGGCGCTCTCGGGGCAGGAACGCAGCAGGATCGTCGCGCTCCTCGCGCCCCTGGGCGACTGCCCGGAAGTGCCCGAGGAGCACCTCGAGGCGTATGCCGTGCTGACCGCGATGGGGCCGACCTACCTCTGGTTCCAGTTCGATGCGCTGACGAAGCTGGGAGTCGCGTTCGGGCTTCCGGCGAGCGCGGCGGCCGAGGGCGTGCTGAAGATGGCCGAGGGGGCGATCGCGACGATGGCAGGATCGGGACTCACGCCTGCCGGGGTGATGGATCTCGTGCCGGTAAAACCCCTGGGCGAGGACGAGGCGGTCATCCGGGACTGCTACGAGAGACGGCTGCGGGGCATGTACGCGATGCTGAAGGGGTAG
- a CDS encoding putative zinc-binding protein translates to MRLIVTCSGISNTGKLTTQVATALMRSRPGAFVWVKAQKPPGEIQACAGDAEELVVIDGCSDCCATKKIRAAGVGLPCRCHVVATECGVVKNGMADVQYGEIEQVMREVARILGGLR, encoded by the coding sequence GTGAGACTGATCGTCACCTGTTCGGGGATCTCCAACACCGGCAAGCTGACGACGCAGGTCGCCACGGCGCTCATGCGGTCCCGGCCCGGGGCCTTCGTCTGGGTGAAGGCACAGAAACCCCCCGGTGAGATCCAGGCGTGCGCCGGGGACGCCGAGGAGCTCGTGGTGATCGACGGCTGTTCGGACTGCTGTGCAACGAAGAAGATCCGGGCTGCCGGGGTTGGGCTCCCCTGCCGCTGCCACGTCGTGGCAACCGAGTGCGGCGTGGTGAAGAACGGCATGGCCGATGTGCAGTACGGGGAGATCGAACAGGTGATGCGGGAGGTCGCCCGCATCCTGGGAGGCCTCCGCTAG
- a CDS encoding DUF166 family protein, translating into MKICILSDGKFGDRAYEVIGEKFPVEFIRVPYFASPVVDDLDLDIPKCDLYISYARHPDVARAIAEKGVPTILGISFGPGFLRQVREANENVVAPLTMCSLEDNTWMDAVNEYTRVFGRPRFEVEIEDGRFKMVRVLRGSPCGSTVAAAAELVGQPVTPEAIRHFGLRICHFCRAPRFGKTCDKEVAGVLQMRELLDAIRRSSEADQNQLRAFADEVEEIYKQKVEHL; encoded by the coding sequence GTGAAGATCTGTATTTTAAGCGACGGCAAGTTCGGGGACCGGGCCTATGAGGTCATCGGTGAGAAGTTCCCCGTGGAGTTCATCCGGGTGCCGTACTTCGCCTCCCCCGTGGTGGACGACCTGGACCTGGACATCCCGAAGTGCGACCTCTACATCTCGTATGCCCGGCACCCGGATGTTGCCCGCGCCATCGCGGAGAAGGGGGTGCCCACCATCCTCGGGATCAGTTTCGGGCCGGGATTCCTGCGGCAGGTGCGGGAAGCGAACGAGAACGTGGTCGCACCGCTGACCATGTGCTCTCTCGAAGACAACACCTGGATGGACGCGGTGAACGAGTACACCCGGGTCTTCGGCAGACCGCGCTTCGAGGTGGAGATCGAGGACGGGCGGTTCAAAATGGTCCGGGTGCTGCGGGGATCCCCCTGCGGCTCGACAGTTGCCGCTGCCGCCGAACTCGTCGGCCAGCCGGTCACGCCGGAGGCGATCCGCCACTTCGGGCTGCGGATCTGCCACTTCTGCCGGGCCCCGAGGTTCGGGAAGACCTGCGACAAGGAGGTGGCCGGCGTCCTCCAGATGCGGGAACTGCTGGATGCGATCCGCCGTTCGTCCGAGGCTGACCAGAACCAGCTGCGGGCGTTTGCCGACGAAGTCGAGGAGATCTATAAGCAAAAAGTGGAGCATCTGTGA
- a CDS encoding DUF2703 domain-containing protein yields the protein MNDQKLLVIEWKHLDVEGETCERCAGTIQEIRRAVEGLQKEGKLEGITVRIRDTPLSADRIGESNAILINGVPIEAIVAAEVAPTPCPSCSTLTGQESCCRALDVGGTRYEQVPADLIRSAVLRMLAYL from the coding sequence ATGAACGATCAGAAGCTGCTGGTCATCGAGTGGAAGCACCTCGATGTGGAAGGCGAGACCTGCGAACGGTGTGCGGGCACGATCCAGGAGATCCGCCGCGCCGTCGAGGGGTTGCAGAAAGAAGGGAAACTGGAGGGGATCACGGTCCGCATCCGGGATACCCCGCTCTCCGCAGACCGGATCGGCGAGTCGAACGCGATCCTGATCAACGGGGTTCCGATCGAGGCGATCGTGGCCGCGGAGGTCGCCCCCACGCCCTGCCCCTCCTGCTCGACTCTGACGGGGCAGGAGAGCTGCTGCCGGGCTCTGGATGTGGGCGGCACCCGGTACGAGCAGGTGCCGGCGGATCTCATCCGCTCCGCTGTGCTCAGGATGCTCGCGTATCTTTAG
- the arsB gene encoding ACR3 family arsenite efflux transporter — translation MVKERQLSFFEKYLTLWVGLCIIGGILLGRLAPGVATALDALSIYQVSIPIAIALFFMMYPIMVKIDFAEVIRAARTPRPVGLTLFLNWAIKPFTMYLIASFFLGYLFVGFIPGTEILPNGVEVELWRSYVAGCILLGIAPCTAMVLMWSYLARGNDGLTLVMVAINSLTMLVLYAPLGGFLLGVNAMPIPWETILLSVGIYVALPLVAGYYSRKWAIRRKGMPWFESRFLPVLTPVSIAALLGTLVLLFSFKGDVIVANPLTILWIAIPLFIQTVLIFTLGYIAAWQLRFDYRDAAPASMIGASNHFEVAIATATILFGLQSGAALATVVGVLIEVPVMLMLVKICLRTQNIFGGAA, via the coding sequence ATGGTAAAAGAACGGCAACTCTCATTCTTTGAGAAGTACCTGACACTCTGGGTGGGCCTCTGCATCATCGGCGGCATCCTCCTCGGGAGGCTGGCCCCCGGCGTCGCTACTGCGCTCGACGCCCTCTCGATTTACCAGGTCTCGATCCCGATAGCGATCGCCCTCTTCTTCATGATGTACCCGATCATGGTGAAGATCGACTTTGCCGAGGTGATCCGGGCGGCAAGGACCCCGCGGCCGGTGGGGCTCACGCTCTTCCTCAACTGGGCGATCAAGCCCTTCACGATGTACCTGATCGCCTCGTTCTTCCTGGGATACCTCTTTGTCGGCTTCATCCCGGGCACAGAGATCCTGCCGAATGGCGTGGAGGTGGAGCTCTGGCGGAGCTACGTCGCCGGCTGCATCCTCCTCGGCATCGCCCCCTGCACCGCCATGGTGCTGATGTGGAGCTACCTGGCCCGGGGCAACGACGGCCTGACGCTCGTGATGGTCGCGATCAACTCCTTAACGATGCTCGTGCTCTACGCACCGCTCGGCGGCTTCCTGCTCGGGGTGAACGCAATGCCCATCCCCTGGGAGACGATCCTGCTCTCCGTGGGGATCTACGTCGCCCTCCCGTTAGTGGCCGGCTACTACTCCCGGAAGTGGGCCATCCGGAGGAAGGGGATGCCCTGGTTCGAGAGCCGCTTCCTCCCCGTGCTCACCCCGGTGAGCATCGCGGCCCTCCTCGGTACGCTTGTCCTCCTCTTCTCCTTCAAAGGGGACGTCATCGTGGCGAACCCGCTCACCATCCTCTGGATCGCGATCCCCCTCTTCATCCAGACGGTGCTGATCTTCACCCTCGGCTACATCGCCGCCTGGCAGCTGCGGTTCGACTACCGGGATGCCGCGCCGGCGTCGATGATCGGGGCCTCCAACCACTTCGAGGTGGCGATCGCGACGGCCACGATCCTCTTCGGGCTCCAGTCAGGGGCAGCGCTCGCAACGGTGGTCGGTGTCCTGATCGAGGTGCCGGTGATGCTGATGCTGGTCAAGATCTGTTTACGAACCCAGAACATATTCGGGGGTGCCGCATGA
- a CDS encoding universal stress protein produces MRGTILVPLEMAESAEKILSAVEELARAGIEKVALLHVMSVRHTLADPAIRRYDEAKMKEWKDRLLACGVKAVTTGVVDGFPAYEILERSKDPDVSLVVMGSRGSTQLSRLLLGSTTEEVLHSVRKPLFVVRLQILEAEGGLVCRLSTDRLFRRILYATDFSKDALLCIPCLSWLAAARPEELIVAHIQDTRRLGHVTEEQMAEFNRRDTERLEALKEQFERAGFGKVTTVLRTGNAIAELLELARTREPTLIVMGAKGRTGVREMLLGGVTETIVHQAPVHVLVMR; encoded by the coding sequence ATGAGAGGAACCATTCTCGTACCTCTCGAGATGGCGGAGAGCGCCGAGAAGATCCTCTCCGCCGTGGAGGAACTGGCGCGGGCGGGCATCGAGAAGGTCGCCCTCCTGCACGTGATGAGCGTCCGGCATACCCTCGCGGATCCCGCGATCCGCCGGTATGACGAAGCAAAAATGAAGGAGTGGAAGGATCGGCTCCTCGCCTGCGGGGTGAAGGCGGTCACGACCGGGGTGGTGGACGGCTTCCCTGCATACGAGATCCTGGAGCGGTCGAAAGACCCGGACGTTTCTCTCGTCGTCATGGGATCCCGAGGGAGCACGCAGCTCTCCCGGCTCCTCCTCGGGAGCACCACGGAAGAGGTGCTCCACTCGGTGCGGAAGCCCCTGTTCGTTGTGCGCCTCCAGATCCTGGAGGCCGAGGGTGGCCTGGTCTGCCGCCTCTCGACGGATCGGCTCTTCAGGCGCATCCTGTACGCGACAGACTTCTCCAAAGACGCCCTGCTCTGTATCCCCTGCCTCTCCTGGCTGGCGGCAGCCCGCCCGGAGGAGCTGATCGTCGCTCACATCCAGGACACCCGGCGCCTGGGCCACGTCACGGAGGAGCAGATGGCAGAGTTCAACCGACGGGATACCGAACGGCTGGAAGCGCTCAAAGAGCAGTTCGAGCGTGCAGGGTTCGGGAAGGTGACCACGGTGCTCCGCACGGGAAATGCGATTGCCGAACTCCTGGAGCTCGCCCGCACCCGCGAGCCCACCCTGATCGTGATGGGCGCGAAGGGGCGCACGGGCGTCCGCGAGATGCTGCTCGGAGGTGTGACCGAGACGATCGTCCACCAGGCACCGGTCCACGTGCTGGTGATGCGGTAA
- a CDS encoding universal stress protein produces MVVPRIIEVFGFASIMEGSRRSGLDPKTFKEDALEPMARVERKRAGEVQGRIQREGPKAEVRIEFGKSRGIIARVAEEEEDAGIIVIGAQGKGGRFGQPSSGASPKEPSAVRRCLHSWCDEPPVRNRGVVQGWFTSVDGTCRGVPR; encoded by the coding sequence ATGGTTGTACCCCGCATCATCGAAGTCTTCGGGTTTGCATCCATCATGGAGGGATCTCGGAGATCGGGTCTGGATCCGAAGACCTTCAAGGAGGATGCTCTCGAGCCGATGGCCCGAGTGGAGCGGAAGAGGGCCGGAGAAGTCCAAGGGCGGATCCAGCGGGAAGGGCCGAAGGCGGAGGTGAGAATCGAGTTCGGGAAATCCCGCGGCATCATCGCCCGTGTCGCAGAAGAAGAGGAGGATGCGGGTATCATCGTGATAGGTGCGCAGGGAAAGGGGGGAAGATTTGGGCAGCCATCCTCGGGAGCGTCTCCGAAGGAACCCTCCGCCGTGCGAAGGTGCCTGCATTCGTGGTGCGATGAACCCCCTGTGAGGAATCGTGGTGTCGTGCAGGGATGGTTCACATCCGTGGATGGAACATGCAGGGGTGTTCCTCGGTAG
- a CDS encoding thioredoxin family protein translates to MRKIEILGTGCTKCRQTIRNVEEAVKDLGIQAEIVKVDDLTEILDRGVMLTPALFVDGEAKVVGRVADVKEIKEILKG, encoded by the coding sequence TTGAGAAAGATTGAGATACTGGGCACCGGATGCACGAAGTGCAGACAGACGATCAGGAACGTGGAGGAAGCGGTGAAGGACCTGGGGATCCAGGCGGAGATCGTGAAAGTCGATGACCTCACCGAGATCCTGGACCGAGGGGTGATGCTGACGCCGGCCCTCTTCGTCGACGGCGAGGCGAAGGTGGTGGGCCGTGTGGCGGATGTAAAAGAGATAAAAGAGATCCTGAAGGGGTGA
- a CDS encoding putative zinc-binding protein, producing MKEDASCVCGGPGVSEGGKRRVLFSCAGASSTGQVSNSAAVQLALEGYGILACTAGLAVQAPSTLQKVETAEELVAIDGCAVACARKILEREGLTADVHLVVTDLGVKKTGDPIPGEDEIEVVVAEAWKR from the coding sequence ATGAAAGAAGATGCATCGTGCGTGTGCGGCGGACCGGGCGTCTCCGAGGGTGGGAAGAGACGGGTGCTCTTTTCGTGCGCGGGGGCCTCCAGCACCGGGCAGGTCTCGAACTCTGCGGCAGTGCAGCTGGCGCTTGAAGGCTACGGTATCCTGGCATGCACGGCGGGGCTTGCAGTGCAGGCGCCCTCCACGCTCCAGAAAGTAGAAACGGCCGAAGAACTCGTTGCCATCGATGGCTGCGCGGTTGCCTGCGCCCGGAAGATCCTGGAGAGGGAGGGGCTTACCGCAGACGTCCACCTTGTTGTTACGGATCTGGGAGTGAAGAAGACTGGCGACCCGATCCCGGGCGAGGACGAGATCGAGGTTGTCGTGGCGGAGGCCTGGAAACGGTAG
- a CDS encoding DUF169 domain-containing protein, whose translation MTDITAEEVRRLASVMKDALGLSGSPIGVRFLKTDTEVPGAEPAKGHRYCQALMRARHGDHVVVTEKTISCPAAARAFGFRPLPEPLRSGKGLMGFGITAEEAVGKTMFERMPVLEPGQVVQLDVFPLDRAEEVPDLVVVEDEAEKLMWIVLSYMHATGGERVAGSTAVLQATCVDSTVVPYLENRLNFGLGCYGCRDATDIGPGETVLGFPADFLPAIVEHLEYLKKKALPHSRETHALAALKKHMARDHPRESCSTF comes from the coding sequence ATGACTGACATTACAGCAGAAGAAGTGCGAAGGCTGGCCTCCGTGATGAAGGACGCCCTCGGACTCTCCGGATCCCCGATCGGAGTGCGGTTCCTGAAGACCGATACGGAGGTCCCGGGTGCGGAGCCGGCGAAAGGTCACCGCTACTGCCAGGCGCTGATGCGGGCCCGCCACGGGGACCACGTGGTGGTGACGGAGAAGACGATTTCGTGCCCTGCGGCGGCACGGGCTTTTGGGTTCCGGCCGCTCCCGGAACCCCTCCGGAGCGGCAAGGGATTGATGGGGTTCGGCATCACTGCAGAAGAAGCGGTGGGGAAGACGATGTTCGAGCGGATGCCGGTCCTCGAACCGGGGCAGGTCGTCCAGCTGGATGTCTTCCCGCTCGATAGGGCGGAGGAGGTGCCGGATCTGGTTGTCGTGGAGGACGAGGCCGAGAAGCTGATGTGGATCGTCCTCTCCTACATGCACGCCACGGGCGGGGAGCGGGTCGCGGGATCCACGGCAGTCCTCCAGGCGACCTGCGTGGACTCCACCGTTGTGCCGTACCTGGAGAACCGCCTGAATTTCGGTCTCGGCTGCTACGGCTGCCGGGATGCGACGGATATCGGGCCGGGAGAGACGGTCCTGGGTTTCCCGGCGGACTTCCTCCCGGCAATCGTCGAGCACCTCGAATACCTGAAGAAGAAAGCGCTCCCGCATTCCCGCGAGACGCACGCTCTCGCTGCCCTGAAAAAGCATATGGCCAGGGACCACCCCCGGGAGTCCTGCTCCACATTCTGA
- a CDS encoding arsenate reductase ArsC, whose translation MKKKVLFICTHNAARSQMAEGYLRARYGDRYEASSAGTQPTRLSPRAVRVMQEIGIDISGQRSKPLEEFFDREVDLAVTICDEATAACPFCPGAKEVVHQAFADPEHLTGTEEEVLAGYRRVRDGIARWIDATFGGVKKA comes from the coding sequence ATGAAAAAGAAAGTACTCTTCATCTGCACGCACAACGCCGCCCGCTCCCAGATGGCGGAGGGCTACCTGCGGGCCCGCTACGGCGACCGCTACGAGGCCTCTAGCGCCGGGACGCAGCCGACGCGATTGAGCCCCCGCGCGGTCCGCGTGATGCAGGAGATCGGCATCGACATCTCCGGGCAGCGCTCCAAGCCGCTCGAGGAGTTCTTCGATAGGGAGGTGGACCTCGCCGTCACGATCTGCGACGAGGCCACGGCGGCCTGCCCCTTCTGCCCGGGCGCAAAAGAAGTCGTCCACCAGGCGTTTGCGGACCCCGAACACCTGACCGGGACGGAGGAGGAGGTCCTCGCCGGCTACCGGCGCGTGCGCGACGGGATCGCCCGCTGGATCGATGCCACCTTCGGGGGCGTCAAGAAAGCCTGA
- a CDS encoding metalloregulator ArsR/SmtB family transcription factor has translation MKAVRTDSAVLQAYTALFKALADETRLRIYLLLGGGEVCVCQIQVALGMPQAKISRHLTVLRHAGLVAARREGLWMYYSRAAPSAPSLRVFMELLAARLEADPGLMAAVVANPQYATLPLDEMARMAR, from the coding sequence ATGAAGGCGGTACGGACCGATAGCGCCGTGCTCCAGGCCTATACCGCCCTATTCAAGGCGCTCGCGGACGAGACCCGGCTGCGCATCTACCTGCTGCTGGGGGGAGGCGAGGTCTGCGTATGCCAGATCCAGGTGGCCCTCGGGATGCCGCAGGCGAAGATCTCGCGCCACCTCACGGTCCTTCGCCATGCCGGCCTGGTGGCCGCCCGGCGGGAAGGATTATGGATGTACTACTCGCGGGCGGCGCCATCGGCCCCCTCGCTGCGTGTTTTCATGGAGCTGCTTGCCGCGCGGCTCGAGGCGGACCCGGGGCTCATGGCCGCGGTCGTGGCCAACCCGCAGTACGCGACCCTGCCCCTCGACGAGATGGCGCGGATGGCGCGGTGA
- a CDS encoding permease, whose protein sequence is MATLNDLFTAGQYFLTITIELVILFIGISFLVGLIQEYVPEEKIRRSLTGRHPVFSAGLGAIFGALTPFCSCSTIPVLVGLIRTRVPFGACMAYLFASPLLNPIIVFMVLAFFGMVPTAIYAALTFLIAVLAGLVLERSGYLRYVKPAATGAGGAVLQEQLPAAGIAAPATATQTACCASLETGPGPSSSGCCSKDPVPAPAASCCPGSAEVPPAPAVGGCCGIPPAPEPEPGRCCDIELPREPASGGCSCNSAPAPAPAPCRSREPDETAPPSVHRTRLLSALRFAFGIFRQVVPYLLLGAAIGAFIYGFVPEDLIVSVAGPGNPLAIPFAAVIGVPMYIRAETIIPISAVLLAKGMGIGAIMALIIGGAGASIPEVTLLASIFQRRLVAAFVATVMGVAIVTGILMQILQTAGVLGV, encoded by the coding sequence ATGGCGACCCTCAACGATCTCTTTACAGCAGGCCAGTACTTCCTGACCATCACGATCGAGCTGGTCATCCTCTTCATCGGGATCAGCTTCCTCGTCGGGCTCATCCAGGAGTACGTCCCCGAGGAGAAGATCCGCCGCTCCCTGACCGGACGGCACCCCGTCTTCAGCGCAGGCCTCGGCGCCATCTTCGGGGCGCTCACCCCGTTCTGCTCCTGTTCCACCATCCCGGTGCTGGTCGGCCTGATCCGCACCCGGGTCCCGTTCGGGGCGTGCATGGCATACCTGTTCGCCTCGCCGCTGCTGAACCCCATCATCGTCTTCATGGTGCTCGCGTTCTTCGGCATGGTCCCGACCGCGATCTACGCCGCCCTGACGTTTCTCATCGCGGTCCTCGCGGGCCTCGTCCTGGAGCGAAGCGGCTACCTGCGCTACGTCAAGCCGGCCGCGACGGGTGCAGGTGGTGCGGTGTTGCAGGAGCAGCTGCCAGCTGCCGGCATCGCCGCACCCGCAACGGCGACCCAGACCGCCTGCTGCGCCAGTCTGGAAACCGGCCCGGGCCCATCGTCCAGCGGCTGCTGCAGCAAGGATCCCGTTCCGGCGCCCGCTGCCAGCTGCTGCCCCGGCAGCGCAGAGGTGCCCCCGGCACCAGCAGTCGGTGGCTGCTGCGGCATCCCTCCTGCTCCCGAACCGGAACCGGGCCGCTGCTGCGATATCGAGCTCCCGAGGGAACCGGCATCCGGCGGATGCTCCTGCAACAGTGCTCCCGCTCCCGCGCCGGCGCCCTGCCGCTCTCGGGAACCTGATGAGACGGCACCGCCCTCGGTCCACCGCACCCGTCTCCTCTCCGCGCTCCGCTTCGCGTTCGGCATCTTCCGCCAGGTGGTTCCCTATCTCCTGCTCGGCGCCGCGATCGGGGCGTTCATCTACGGCTTCGTCCCCGAGGACCTGATCGTCTCCGTCGCCGGCCCGGGCAACCCTCTCGCCATCCCGTTCGCCGCGGTCATCGGCGTCCCGATGTACATCCGGGCCGAGACGATCATCCCGATCAGCGCCGTTCTCCTGGCCAAGGGGATGGGGATCGGCGCGATCATGGCGCTGATCATCGGGGGCGCCGGCGCCAGCATCCCCGAGGTGACCCTGCTCGCCTCCATCTTCCAGCGCCGCCTGGTGGCAGCGTTCGTCGCCACCGTGATGGGAGTCGCGATCGTGACCGGCATCCTGATGCAGATCCTCCAGACTGCCGGCGTGCTGGGGGTGTGA
- a CDS encoding ferredoxin: MTKVIITREGCTSCGTCWDMCPEFFEENPDDSLSQVREEYRVGGNPAEGIVPPDMEDCVREAADACPVEVILVEE, encoded by the coding sequence ATGACAAAGGTTATCATCACACGGGAAGGGTGCACCAGCTGCGGGACCTGCTGGGATATGTGCCCGGAGTTTTTCGAAGAGAATCCCGACGATTCGCTCAGCCAGGTGCGGGAGGAGTATCGGGTCGGGGGAAATCCCGCGGAAGGCATCGTGCCCCCTGACATGGAGGATTGCGTGCGGGAGGCCGCCGATGCCTGCCCGGTCGAGGTCATCCTGGTCGAGGAGTAG
- a CDS encoding universal stress protein — protein MFGDVLFPVDLSPSMERLVRAAEEVVVAGVRRITLFHVVDRENALAEPETLEYSRKTLEEWKTRLEQCRPAAIDCRVAVGTPWIAIVHTAAEEGYSFILLGSHSRALVRPEYLGAETENVLHHASVPVLLVRMHIVQPGEVTTCLPTSATIFRRVLFPIDFSPDSLKCIPLIEQMADARPAELIVAHIQDTRTLAHATAVQMEEFNRRDARRLEDLKVHFESLGFGHVTTLLRTGDAIEELLAIARDDDISLIVLGAKGRTNLASMALGGVSETLVHRSGSHILLVR, from the coding sequence ATGTTCGGAGACGTGCTCTTCCCCGTGGATCTCTCCCCGAGCATGGAGAGGCTGGTGCGTGCAGCCGAAGAGGTGGTCGTTGCCGGCGTACGTCGCATCACGCTGTTCCACGTGGTGGACCGTGAGAATGCCCTGGCGGAACCGGAAACTCTCGAGTACAGCCGCAAAACGCTCGAAGAGTGGAAGACCCGGCTGGAGCAGTGCCGCCCCGCCGCGATCGACTGCCGGGTAGCCGTCGGGACCCCCTGGATCGCCATCGTGCATACGGCTGCAGAGGAGGGGTATTCGTTCATCCTGCTGGGCTCCCACAGCCGGGCGCTGGTCCGCCCCGAGTACCTCGGGGCGGAGACCGAGAATGTCCTCCACCATGCGTCCGTGCCCGTGCTCCTCGTGCGGATGCACATCGTCCAGCCCGGAGAGGTGACCACCTGCCTGCCCACCAGCGCGACGATCTTCCGCAGGGTCCTCTTCCCCATTGATTTTTCCCCCGACTCCCTGAAGTGTATCCCGCTCATCGAGCAGATGGCAGACGCCCGTCCCGCCGAACTGATCGTCGCCCACATCCAGGATACCCGTACCCTTGCCCATGCAACGGCCGTCCAGATGGAGGAGTTCAACCGAAGGGACGCACGGCGCCTGGAGGATCTGAAGGTCCACTTCGAGAGTCTCGGGTTCGGGCACGTCACCACCCTCCTCCGGACCGGAGACGCGATCGAAGAACTCCTTGCGATTGCACGGGACGACGATATCAGCCTGATCGTCCTCGGAGCGAAGGGGAGGACGAATCTTGCATCCATGGCGCTTGGCGGCGTCAGCGAGACGCTCGTGCATCGGTCCGGATCGCACATCCTCCTCGTCCGATAG
- a CDS encoding V-type ATPase subunit subunit G family protein has product MAEGEIERIKQAEAEALDRIREARERAQATLDRAREEAGAIRRRRQEESRAEVRRVIEGSRRAAEAQADRMRREAEEQATAIRRAAEPRFQQALAHVLQRVTGDSDVPPR; this is encoded by the coding sequence ATGGCCGAAGGCGAGATTGAACGGATAAAGCAGGCCGAAGCGGAAGCCCTCGATCGGATCCGGGAAGCCCGGGAACGGGCTCAGGCGACGCTCGACCGGGCACGCGAAGAAGCGGGTGCGATCCGCCGTCGAAGGCAGGAGGAGTCCCGGGCGGAGGTGCGGCGGGTGATCGAAGGGTCCCGTCGGGCAGCGGAGGCGCAGGCGGACCGGATGCGCCGTGAGGCGGAGGAGCAGGCCACCGCGATTCGCCGTGCTGCAGAGCCGAGATTTCAACAGGCGCTGGCGCATGTCCTTCAGCGGGTGACAGGGGATTCCGATGTTCCGCCCCGCTAG